The Amycolatopsis jiangsuensis nucleotide sequence GGGGCTTGCCGATCACCTCGAGTGCGAAGGCCACGTTCTCCGCCACCGTCTTGTTGGCCAGCAGGCGGAAGTCCTGGAACACGCAGCCGATGGTCTGGCGCAGGCGGGGGACCCTGCGCCGGGCGAGCTTGGCGACGTCGAAGTTCGACACCATGACCCGCCCCTTGGTGGGTACCTCTTCGCGCAGCAGCAACCGCAGGAACGTCGACTTCCCGGAGCCGGACGGGCCGATGAGGAAGACGAACTCACCTTTGTCGACCTCGACCGACACCCGTTCCAGGGCAGGCCGGGTCGAGGTCTTGTAGACCTTGGAAACCTCTTCGAGCCGGATCACGGTTCGGCATCCTACCCATGGGTGTTGTAAAGGCCGGGTTGCCGGTGCCCGCACAGCGAGCCGGGGACCTCCTCGAGGAGGTCCCCGGTGCTCTGGAACGGATCAGGCGACGCCGGCCTGGCGGCGCCAGCGGATGCCCGCTTCCAGGAAACCGTCGATGTCGCCGTCGAGCACCGAGCTGGGGTTGCCGACCTCGTGTTCGGTGCGCAGGTCCTTCACCATCTGGTACGGGTGCAGCACGTACGAGCGCATCTGGTTTCCCCAGCTGGAGCCGCTGTCCTTGAGCGCCTCCATTTCGGCCCGTTCTTCTTCCTTCTTGCGCTGCAGCAGCCGCGCCTGGAGGACCTTCATCGCGGCCGCCCGGTTCTGCAGCTGCGACTTCTCGTTCTGGCAGGAGACGACGATGCCGGTCGGCAGGTGAGTGATGCGGACCGCGGAGTCGGTGGTGTTGACGCTCTGTCCACCGGGGCCGGACGAGCGGTACACGTCGACGCGGATGTCCTTTTCCGGGATGTCGACGTGGTCGACCTCCGCGACTTCCGGCAGGACCTCGACGTGCGCGAACGACGTCTGGCGGCGGCTCTGGTTGTCGAACGGCGAAATGCGCACCAGCCGGTGGGTGCCCTGTTCGACCGAGAGCGTGCCGTACACGTAGGGCGCGGACACCTTGAAGGTGGCGGACTTGATGCCCGCTTCCTCGGCGTAGGAGATGTCGTAGACGTCCGTGGGGTAGCCGTGGCGTTCGGCCCAGCGCAGGTACATCCGCAGCAGCATCTCGGCCCAGTCGGCCGCGTCGACGCCGCCGGCTTCGGAGCGGATGTTGACCACGGCGTTGCGGTCGTCGTATTCGCCGGAGAGCAGGGTGCGGACTTCGAGGCCGTCGATGTCGGTGACCAGGTCGGTGAGGTCGGTTTCCGCCTCGTTCATGCTGGCGGAGTCGCCTTCGGCGGCGGCCAGCTCATACAGCACACCGAGGTCGTCGAGGCGCTGGCGCAGGTCGGAGACGCGGCGCAGCTCGCCTTGGCGGTGGGACAGCTGGCTGGTGACCTTCTGCGCTTCCTCGGGGTTGTCCCAGAGGGTGGGGCTGGAGGCCTGTTCCTCGAGCTCGGCGACCTGGGCCCGCAGCGCCTCGAGGTCCATCACCGACTCGATCTGCGTCAGCTTGCCGGTCAGGTCCCGCAACGAGGCATCGAACTCATCACTCACGGCTGTCAAGGCTACGGCAAAACCCACGACCGGTCGCGAACCGGTCGTGGGGCCGGGCGAATCGTCAGGACTGCGGGATCGCGTCGAGCAGCTTCAGGGCGGCCTTGGCCTGTGCCTGAGCGAACTCGGCGACGGCCTTGGCGTAGGGCCCGTCCGCCGACTTGGTGGCCGTCTTGGCCTCGTCGAGCCGGCCCTGGTAGCTGGTGCGCGCTGCCTCCAGCAGGGAGGTGCGCTGTTTCGCCGTCAGCGATCCGGCGTGCACGAGCCGCAGGATGAGCGGGCTGCGCAGGTGGTCGGGACCGGCCTCGGACGCGAGCCACGTCTTGAACGCCTTTTTCCCGGCCGCTGTCAGCACGTACTGCTGGCTGGAGCGTGGTCCCTGCTTGCCCAGCCGGACGAGTCCTTCCTTGGACAGTGCCGGCAGCTCGCGGTACACCTGACTACGGGTGACACTGAAAAAGGCTCCGAACCGTTCGTCCGCGCCCGCGACCAACTGCCCGCCAGTGGCAGGACCGTCGTGGAGCAGACCGAGCAGTGCGGCAGCCGTAGCATTCAATTCGGACACGCCCTCCACGGTCCCACTTCCGCGCCCTTATGTCCACAGTGGCCACCGATCCGTCCACAATGGCTAGTCCGAACCGCTCGTTCAGCCCAACCCGAACGCATGTCCTTTGTAGACCCGGCCACTCTCCGCGATCGCCCGCCCCCGCGCAACCACCACCCGAGCGATCCGGGCACAGCGATCCATGCGCAAGGACGCAAAAAGACGCCCGGCTCGCGAATCCTCGCAAACCGGACGCCTACCACCTTCTGTAGCGGGGACAGGATTTGAACCTGCGACCTCTGGGTTATGAGCCCAGCGAGCTACCGAACTGCTCCACCCCGCGTCGTTGTGAACACAACCCTACACACACCCCCACACGCCTCTCACACCGCCCCCCTCAACTCCTCACGCTCACTCCCCCGCCCCTCACGCACCCCCGCACTCCGCTCACCGCCGCTCCGCACCCGCACTCTCACTCACCACTCCCCTGGGCTCCGCGCTTCCCCTCACCGCTGCCGCGGGACTCCACACTTCCTCTCACCGCTCCCCCGGACTCCGCGCTTCACCTCACCGCCGCCCCAGGACTCCACACTTCCCTCTCGTTCCCCCTCACCTCCGAAACCGCACTCAACTCCCAACTGAACCACCGTTGGGGGGTCCAGGGGGGCGAAGCCCCGCCTGGCGGGGGTCTGGGGGTCCGACCCCCAGAAGACACAACGAAAGAAGCCCGCCCTTGCGCATTCAGCAAGGACGGGCATACCGCTTCTGTAGCGGGGACAGGATTTGAACCTGCGACCTCTGGGTTATGAGCCCAGCGAGCTACCGAACTGCTCCACCCCGCGTCGTGGCACCTACTTTACGCCCGGGTTTCGGGCGGGCGCAAAGCAGGTGCCTTTTCCGTAACGGACGTCACCCGCCGGGCTGCTGGGGCGCCCCGCTGGTGGGTGCGCCGTTGCTGGGTGACGTACTGGACTTGGCCGCGTCGTATTCCTTGGCGGCGGCGTCGAGCGCGGCGAGTGCCGCTCCCTGGTCGGTGAAGTTCCCGGACTGTTGGGCGGCTTTGAGTTTGGTCAGCGCCGACTGGATGTCGGTGACGGCCTTGTCGAGTGCCGGGTTGCTGCCGCCGGAGTTCGGCGGCGGGTTGGTCGATGTCTCCGGCTTGGACGGCGGGGTGCCGGGGGTTTCGTCGGCGGGTGGGGTGGTCGCCGCGGCTCCGGTGCCGTTGCCGAACACCTGGTCCAGCGCCTCGTTGAGGGTCGGTGCGAAGCCGACTTTGGCGCCGTAGGACACGAGGACCCGCGCCAGCTGGGGATAGCTCAGCTGGTTGCGCTGGCGGATGTAGACCGGTTCGACGTAGAGGAACCCGTCGGCCACCGGCAACGTGATGAGGTTGCCGTAGATGGGGATGACGTTGGGGTTGTTGAGCAGGGTGCGGTCCTGGGCGACCCGGCTGTCGCTCTGGAACCGGTTCTGCGCCTGTACCGGCCCGTCGGTCTGGTTGGCCCCGCTGGCCGCCGGTAATCGCAGTACGCGGATGGTGCCGTAGTCCTGTGGATCGGAGGAGACCGACATCCAGGCGGACATGTACTGCCGTTGCAGACCGGTGAGCGCGCTGGTCAGCTGGAACGTGGGCCGTCCTTCGCCTGCCGCGTCCGCGAGCACGTAGTAGCCGGGCTGGTTGGTCACGTTGGCGGCGGTGGTGGTGGAGGTGCCGTCTTCGGTCGGGTCCTGCGGCACGCTCCAGAACGCCTGCTGCGCGTAGAACTCCTGCGGACTGTTCACGTGGTACCGGGCGATCAGCTCACGCTGGATCTTGAACAGGTCCTCCGGGTAGCGGAAGTGCGAGCGCAGGTCAGGGGAGATCTCGGAGCTGGGTTTGACCAGTCCCGGGAACACGTTCTCCCACGCCTTCAGCACGGGTTCTTTGTCGTCGATCGAGTAGAGGTTGACCGTGCCGTCGTAGGCGTCGACGGTGGCCTTCACCGAGTTGCGGATGTAGTTGATCGAGCTGTTGGCCTGTTTGGCGACTCCGTTGAGCGAGTCGTTGGTGGCCTCGCCGAGCTGGGTCTGCTGGGCGTACGGGTAGTTGTTGAGCGTCGTGTAGCCGTCGACGATCCACTGGATCTTGCCGTCGACGACTGCCGGGTACGGGTCGCCGTCGAGGGTGAGCCACGGGGCGACCTTGCTGACGCGTTCCCGCGGATCCCGGTTGTACATGATCTTCGAGCCGTCGCCGATGGCGTCGGAGAAGAGGATGTTGCGTTCGCCGTGTTCGGCGGCGAACACGAGCCGGTTGAACCAGTTGTCCAGCGGAACGCCGCCCTTGCCCTGGTAGAGGTAGCCGCGCTGGGTGTCGGTGTCGTATTCGCCGGGCGCCTGCCCGGGGGTGCCGCCGACGATGGCGTAGTCGTTCTCGTTGGTCAGCTCGCCGTAGTAGATGCGCGGTTGTTTGACCATGATCCCGGGCTGTCCGTTGACGGACCCGGCGCCGGTCGGGTTGGTCGTGTCGCTCGTGGTGGCGATCGGGTAGCCGCCGTCGGAGTTGGAGTCCTTGACCGCGCGGTCGATGGTGTTGGCCGGCGCGGCGACGAACCCGTTGCCGTGTGTGTAGACCAGGTGCTTGTTGATCCAGTTGGTCTGGTTGCCGGTGAGTCCGTCGGTCTTGATCTCCTTGGCGGCCACGATGTAGTCCTGCGTGGTTCCGCCGACGGCGTAACGGTCGATGTCCAGCTTCGCCGGGAAGCCGTAGAAGTTCTCCCGGCCGACGCGCTGGGTGAAGGTGTCACTGAGGACGTTCGGGTCGAGCAGCCGGATGTTCGACACCGTGCCGGTGTCGGCCTTCACCTCCTCCGGCGTGGCCTCGGTCTTGCCCTTGTACTGCTCGTACTCGATCTTGGTGAGCCCGAACGCCGACCGGGTCGCGTCCATGTTGCGCTGGATCGACGTGGCTTCCTTCTCGTTCGCGTTGGGCTTGACGGAGAACTGGTCGAGGATGGCGGGCCACGCGACGCCGACCAGTACGCCGGACAGGATCAGCAGTACCAGCGCGATCGCCGGCAGCTGCAGGTTGCGCAGGAACGCACCGGCGAAGAAGGCGACCGCGCAGATCACCGAGATGCACAGCAGGATCAGCTTGGCCGGCAGGACCGCGTTGAGGTCGGTGTAGGTGGCGCCGTTGAACAACGGCATGCCCCGGTCGGACAGCAGGAGGTTGTACCGGTCGAAGAAGTACTCGACCGCCTTCAGCAGCACGAAGATGCCGACGGTGATGGCCAGCTGCGCGCGGGTCGGGCCGGCGAGCTGCCCGCCACGGCCGGCCAGCCGGATGCCACCGAAGAGGTAGTGCGCGATCAGCGCGCCGAAGAACGAGATCACCACGGTGATGAACAGCCAGCCGAGCAGCCAGTTCACGAACGGCAGCGAGAAGGCGTAGAAGCCGAGGTCGATGCCGAACTCGGGGTCCTTCTGACCGAAGGACGTACCGTTGAGGAAGAGCTGGATGGTCTGCCAGTCACCCATCGCCGACGCGCCCGCGATGAGGCCGGTGAGCACCGGGATGCCGATGCCGAAGAGCCGGATCCGCGCGACGACCACCGAGCGGTAACGCGACAGCGGATCGTCCCGGCCGGACACCGGCACGAACACCGGGCGGGTGCGGTAGGCGATGATCAGGCTGACCGCCAGCGCTCCGCCGACCAGCAGCCCGACGGCCACGAAGAGCACGATCCGGGTGAGCAGTTCGGTCGTGAACACCGAGCGGGCCTGGACCTCGCCGAACCAGAGCCAGTCCACATAGGTGTCGAGCAGCCGGACGCCCAGCAGCAGCGCCAGCACGACCACCGCGGCGATGATGAGGAGGATCCGGCTGCGACGGGACAGCTTCAGGCTCACCGGGGGCCGAGTCGCCACGGCAACGCTCCTGTCTTCGTGAACATGTGCGCGGGGTCCCGCACGGGCTGGCCGAGGAGTCCCCTGGTGCTCTAACTCTACGGATGGGCTCCGGAGTTCCCGGGACGACCCGATCGACCACGTCTGACGGCGCCGGCGACAGCGGCCTGCGACGATGTCGCCATGTCACCGAGTGAGCCCTCCGCAGCCCATCCCGTCGCCGGTCTGGCGCGGGAAGTCGAAGAGTTCGTCGCCGCCGCGGGCTGGGACCAGCCGCCGCAGCTGTTCGCGCTGGTGCCGACCGCGGCGCTGCTGGACGAGCAGCCCGAGCTGGCAGGCCAGCTGGACCGGGCGAACCCGCTGACCCCGGTGGCGCAGGACGCGCTGCCCGAGGGCGACCTCGCCGAGTCGCTCGGCCGGATCGCGTGGCCGGAGATCGTGGTGGGCTGCGCGCTGGCGCAGGAGATCATCGTGCTGCCGCCGGACGTCGAGGAGGAGCTCGAGGGTGTCGCCGAGGCGGACGGCGAACGGCTGCGCCGGGCCGCCGCGGACCATCCGCGACGCACCGAGGCACGGCTGGTCGCGGCCGTGCTGCGGGACGGCGAGCGGGCCTGCGTGATGCGGCTGCGCGGGATTCCGTCCGGCGACGGTGACAGCAGCGGCGCCGAGGAGCCCGTGGACGAAATCGTGGAAAGCCCCGATCTGGCGCCGAACCTGCTCGAGGCGCTGACCGCGACCTTCCAGCCCTGAGCGGCCGGGCCGCCCGTCAGCAGTGCGCGGTCGGGCGGCCCGCCTTCAGGTTCTCCAGCTGGGTCAGCGCGTCGTCCAGAGTGGACACCTTGATCAGGTTGAGCCCGTCCGGTGCGGCAGAGGCGGCCTCCGCACAGTTGTGCGCGGGCACGAGGAAGTCGGTGGCCCCGGCCTCGCGGGCGCCGACGACCTTGAACGAGATGCCGCCGATCGGTCCGACCTGCCCGGTTTCGCTGATCTCGCCGGTGCCCGCGATGTGCCGCCCCGCGGCGAGGTCCGCCTCCGTCTTTCCGGGCGGGGTGAGCCGGTCGATGATCGCCAGGGTGAACATCAGGCCGGCGGACGGGCCGCCGACGTCCTGCAGCGAGATGGCGACGTTGAACGGCGCGTTCACCCGGTCCGCCGCGGTGAGCCCGAGGAAGCCCTGCGGGCGGTCGTCGCGCTGCGCGAGCGTGATCGGCACGGTCCGCTGGGCGCCGCCGGAGGACTCGAAGGTGACCTGCACGCTCTGGCCGGGTTTCGTGCCGGTGAGCGCGCCGGCGACGTCGGTGGCCTCCTTGACCTGCTTGCCGTTCACCGTGACCAGCCGGTCGCCGGGGGCCAGCACGTGGTCGGCCGGACTGCCCGAGACGATCTCCTTGGCGACCACGCGCACCGGATAGCCGAGGTGGCGCAGCGCGGCGACCTGCGCGGCGGTCTGCGAATCCTGCAGCTGCTGGATGTTCTCCTGCTTGACCTGCTCGTTGGTCTCGCCGGGCCGGTAGTACTCCTCGCGCGGGGCGAGCGCGTACCGGCCGCTGGCCCACAGGCCGAGCGCGGTGAAGAGGTTGATCCCGTCGTTGAGCGACACGGTGGTCATCCGCAGCTCGCCGGTGGTGCGGTAGGTCTCCTGCCCGTTGACCTTGATCACCGGAGTACCCGCGGCGTCGCGACCGAGCGTGTCGTAGGTCGGCCCGGGGCTGATCGCGACGTAGGGCACCTGGACCAGGAAGCCGGCCACGACGAACACCAGGAACAGCGCGCCGCTGACCACCAGCGTCCAGCCACGTCGCGTCATCCGCCGGTCCGTGCGGGCCGGTTCGCGGGGGGTGGCTGGCCGTTGACGCGGGGTAGCGGTCTCCTCGTCGGGTTTGGTCACGTGCGACAGCGTACGGTGACGGTGTTCGCTTCCCGGTGAAGGCCATGGTTGACGCGCTGAGTGGGCTCGTACCCGCGTACGGTGGAACCCATGAGCAAACCCCCGTTCGGTTTCGGACCGTCCGATCCCGACAAGCGTGGCGACGGTGACCCCTCGGAGCAGTCCGGCGCCGAGACGTTCAACCAGCTCGGGCAGATGCTGAGCCAGCTGGGCCAGATGCTCAGCCAGGCCGGCACGTCGAGCGGGCCGGTGAACTACGACCTCGCGAAGCAGATCGCCCTGCAGAACCTGAGCGGGCGTGATGACGCGAAGCTCGGTTTCTCGTCGTCAGAGTCCGGCGACTCGTCCACCGCTGTGCGCGACGCCGCCCGGCTGGCGGAGCTGTGGCTGGACGCGGCGACGATCCTGCCCGCGGGCGCGACCAGCACCGTGTCGTGGTCGGCGCGCGCCTGGGTGGAGAAGACGCTGCCGACCTGGCAGCGGCTGTGCGATCCGGTGGCGCAGCAGATGTCCGGCGCGTGGATGCAGGCGCTGCCCGAGGAGGCCAAGCAGGCCGCGGGCCCGCTGCTGTCGATGATGGGCCAGATGGGCGGGATGGCGTTCGGCTCGCAGCTGGGCAACGCGATGGCGCAGCTGGCCCAGGAGGTGCTCACCTCCACCGAGGTCGGCCTGCCGCTGGGCCCGTCCGCGACGTCCGCGCTGCTGCCCGCGAACATCGAGAAGTTCACCGAGGGCCTGGAGCTGCCGAGCAGTGAGGTGCTGGTGTTCCTCGCCGCGCGCGAGGCAGCGCACCAGCGGCTGTTCACGCACGTTCCGTGGCTGCGGCAGCGGCTGCTGGCCACGGTCGAGGAGTTCGCCCGCGGGATCACCGTGGACACCTCGGCGCTGGAGTCGCTGGCCGGCCAGATCGACCCGGCCAACCCGGCGAGCATCGAGGAGGCCATGTCCTCGGGCCTGCTGGAGCCGCAGACGACGCCGGAGCAGCAGGCCGCGCTGAAGCGGCTGGAAACGCTGCTGGCGCTGGTCGAGGGCTGGGTGGACGTGGTGGTCGCGGAGGCGATCGGCGACCGTCTTCCCGGTGCCGACGCCCTGCGCGAAACGCTGCGCCGCCGCCGCGCGACCGGCGGGCCCGCGGAGCAGACCTTCGCCACCCTGGTGGGCCTGGAGCTGCGCCCCCGTCGGATGCGTGCCGCCTCGTCCCTGTGGAAACTCGTCGGAGACCGCCACGGCCTGGACAAGCGCGACGGCCTGTGGTCCCACCCGGACCTCATGCCGACCGCCGAGGACCTGGACGAACCGTTGGACTTCTCCGACCGCCTGTCCGAGCCGTCCACCCTCCCGGACGACCTGGACCCGATCGCCGAACTGGAACGCACGGAACGCGCCGAACGCGAGGCCAAGCAGGAAAACCCCGGATCCGCCCCGGAGAACAAGAACACGGACACGGGAGACACCGACCCGTCCTGACCGATCCACCCGCGCCGGGCGGGGTGTGAGGTCCGGCATGGGTCGAGCTCACCTCGAATCCCAACCCGACCTGACCGATCCACCCGCGCCGGGCCGGTGTGAGGTCCAGCTTGGGCCGGGCTCACCTCGAACCCCGACCCGACCCGACCACTCCACCCGCACCGGGCGGGGTGTGGTTGAGGTCCCGGCTCGTCCCGGACCCGGCCCGACTCGTCGTTACCTGGCCGACGGCGGGGCCGATGAGCCGTTGCCTGGCGGGGCCGGCTAGTCCAAGCTCGGCCGGGCTCATTCCGAATAGTCCTGGCGTGTCTCGACCTGACCCAACTGACCCCACTGACACCGGTCAGCCTTTACCTGACCAGAAGTAGTACCGGCCTGCCTTCTCCTGGTCCGGCTATTCACGGTTGCTCTGTTTCTGCCCCTTCCTCGCCTGTGGCCCTGCGCGGTCAAGATCGGGTCCGCGACTGCTCTGCCCTGCGGCCCCACCGCACCGGCCCTCACTCACCACAAAGGCCCTACGACACCGGCCTCACCACACCCCCACGCCGACCACCCGATCCTCAATCCTCTGCCGATATGCCCCACCCCGCCGCGGCCGAGAGACCTTCGAGATATCCGATGGCCCGTTCCGTCTTCGGATAGCGGTTCACCAACGCCCAGAACGCCGCGTCGTGGCCTGGTTCGCGCAGGTGTGCCAGCTCGTGCACCAGCACGTAGTCCAAGACCCACGACGGGACCCGTTGGAGCCGTTCGCTCACCCGGATCGTGGCGTCGACCGGCGTGCACGACGCCCACCGGGTGCGCATGGGTGGCACCCACCGCACGCTCGCCGGCAGCGCCTTCCCGCCGAAGTACTTTCCGGCGAGGACTGCGCAGCGGGCGAGCAGCGCCTCGTCCGACGCCCTCGGCGGATTCGCCTTGCGGGGTCCGGAGCGTTGCAGCTTCCGCTCCATCTCCGCGACCCAGTGTTTCTCTTCCGCGCGGGTCATCCGGGCCGGAATGAGCACCACCAGGGTGTCGTCGTTCCAGTACGCGGTGACCGTCCGGTGCCGGCGCGCGCTGCGCCGCACCTCGACCTTGTGTTGAGGAGTGTCCGACGGGGCGCTCTCGCCCCTGCCCCGCAACGCGGGCATCCGTGCTTCGACCACCACACAACGGTAAGGCCCGGCACCGACAACTTGGAGTGCCGAAAGGTCACA carries:
- a CDS encoding PadR family transcriptional regulator, whose protein sequence is MSELNATAAALLGLLHDGPATGGQLVAGADERFGAFFSVTRSQVYRELPALSKEGLVRLGKQGPRSSQQYVLTAAGKKAFKTWLASEAGPDHLRSPLILRLVHAGSLTAKQRTSLLEAARTSYQGRLDEAKTATKSADGPYAKAVAEFAQAQAKAALKLLDAIPQS
- a CDS encoding PPA1309 family protein, whose product is MSPSEPSAAHPVAGLAREVEEFVAAAGWDQPPQLFALVPTAALLDEQPELAGQLDRANPLTPVAQDALPEGDLAESLGRIAWPEIVVGCALAQEIIVLPPDVEEELEGVAEADGERLRRAAADHPRRTEARLVAAVLRDGERACVMRLRGIPSGDGDSSGAEEPVDEIVESPDLAPNLLEALTATFQP
- the prfB gene encoding peptide chain release factor 2, encoding MSDEFDASLRDLTGKLTQIESVMDLEALRAQVAELEEQASSPTLWDNPEEAQKVTSQLSHRQGELRRVSDLRQRLDDLGVLYELAAAEGDSASMNEAETDLTDLVTDIDGLEVRTLLSGEYDDRNAVVNIRSEAGGVDAADWAEMLLRMYLRWAERHGYPTDVYDISYAEEAGIKSATFKVSAPYVYGTLSVEQGTHRLVRISPFDNQSRRQTSFAHVEVLPEVAEVDHVDIPEKDIRVDVYRSSGPGGQSVNTTDSAVRITHLPTGIVVSCQNEKSQLQNRAAAMKVLQARLLQRKKEEERAEMEALKDSGSSWGNQMRSYVLHPYQMVKDLRTEHEVGNPSSVLDGDIDGFLEAGIRWRRQAGVA
- a CDS encoding UPF0182 family protein, with the translated sequence MSLKLSRRSRILLIIAAVVVLALLLGVRLLDTYVDWLWFGEVQARSVFTTELLTRIVLFVAVGLLVGGALAVSLIIAYRTRPVFVPVSGRDDPLSRYRSVVVARIRLFGIGIPVLTGLIAGASAMGDWQTIQLFLNGTSFGQKDPEFGIDLGFYAFSLPFVNWLLGWLFITVVISFFGALIAHYLFGGIRLAGRGGQLAGPTRAQLAITVGIFVLLKAVEYFFDRYNLLLSDRGMPLFNGATYTDLNAVLPAKLILLCISVICAVAFFAGAFLRNLQLPAIALVLLILSGVLVGVAWPAILDQFSVKPNANEKEATSIQRNMDATRSAFGLTKIEYEQYKGKTEATPEEVKADTGTVSNIRLLDPNVLSDTFTQRVGRENFYGFPAKLDIDRYAVGGTTQDYIVAAKEIKTDGLTGNQTNWINKHLVYTHGNGFVAAPANTIDRAVKDSNSDGGYPIATTSDTTNPTGAGSVNGQPGIMVKQPRIYYGELTNENDYAIVGGTPGQAPGEYDTDTQRGYLYQGKGGVPLDNWFNRLVFAAEHGERNILFSDAIGDGSKIMYNRDPRERVSKVAPWLTLDGDPYPAVVDGKIQWIVDGYTTLNNYPYAQQTQLGEATNDSLNGVAKQANSSINYIRNSVKATVDAYDGTVNLYSIDDKEPVLKAWENVFPGLVKPSSEISPDLRSHFRYPEDLFKIQRELIARYHVNSPQEFYAQQAFWSVPQDPTEDGTSTTTAANVTNQPGYYVLADAAGEGRPTFQLTSALTGLQRQYMSAWMSVSSDPQDYGTIRVLRLPAASGANQTDGPVQAQNRFQSDSRVAQDRTLLNNPNVIPIYGNLITLPVADGFLYVEPVYIRQRNQLSYPQLARVLVSYGAKVGFAPTLNEALDQVFGNGTGAAATTPPADETPGTPPSKPETSTNPPPNSGGSNPALDKAVTDIQSALTKLKAAQQSGNFTDQGAALAALDAAAKEYDAAKSSTSPSNGAPTSGAPQQPGG
- a CDS encoding YlbL family protein — translated: MTRRGWTLVVSGALFLVFVVAGFLVQVPYVAISPGPTYDTLGRDAAGTPVIKVNGQETYRTTGELRMTTVSLNDGINLFTALGLWASGRYALAPREEYYRPGETNEQVKQENIQQLQDSQTAAQVAALRHLGYPVRVVAKEIVSGSPADHVLAPGDRLVTVNGKQVKEATDVAGALTGTKPGQSVQVTFESSGGAQRTVPITLAQRDDRPQGFLGLTAADRVNAPFNVAISLQDVGGPSAGLMFTLAIIDRLTPPGKTEADLAAGRHIAGTGEISETGQVGPIGGISFKVVGAREAGATDFLVPAHNCAEAASAAPDGLNLIKVSTLDDALTQLENLKAGRPTAHC
- a CDS encoding M48 metallopeptidase family protein, whose amino-acid sequence is MRRSARRHRTVTAYWNDDTLVVLIPARMTRAEEKHWVAEMERKLQRSGPRKANPPRASDEALLARCAVLAGKYFGGKALPASVRWVPPMRTRWASCTPVDATIRVSERLQRVPSWVLDYVLVHELAHLREPGHDAAFWALVNRYPKTERAIGYLEGLSAAAGWGISAED
- a CDS encoding zinc-dependent metalloprotease, translating into MSKPPFGFGPSDPDKRGDGDPSEQSGAETFNQLGQMLSQLGQMLSQAGTSSGPVNYDLAKQIALQNLSGRDDAKLGFSSSESGDSSTAVRDAARLAELWLDAATILPAGATSTVSWSARAWVEKTLPTWQRLCDPVAQQMSGAWMQALPEEAKQAAGPLLSMMGQMGGMAFGSQLGNAMAQLAQEVLTSTEVGLPLGPSATSALLPANIEKFTEGLELPSSEVLVFLAAREAAHQRLFTHVPWLRQRLLATVEEFARGITVDTSALESLAGQIDPANPASIEEAMSSGLLEPQTTPEQQAALKRLETLLALVEGWVDVVVAEAIGDRLPGADALRETLRRRRATGGPAEQTFATLVGLELRPRRMRAASSLWKLVGDRHGLDKRDGLWSHPDLMPTAEDLDEPLDFSDRLSEPSTLPDDLDPIAELERTERAEREAKQENPGSAPENKNTDTGDTDPS